The Montipora capricornis isolate CH-2021 chromosome 3, ASM3666992v2, whole genome shotgun sequence genome window below encodes:
- the LOC138042340 gene encoding tripartite motif-containing protein 2-like has translation MASSECRELRKIVSIMGDETTCPVCLEEFQEPKCLPSCAHNVCERCLENMVRKNSFTISCPQCREESFLPPAGVSSLPTNHLLLRLIENTPARKEKKAISEALNVCKERVKAAEYALQEMEECYGRATDQGKKLKYEINKLSDDLIQAINDQRKCLLSQLDNFLAEHFDVDSVQIERKNLDSFLKDAWSCMLKANEILQQGEISKLLESKDILVEKLKEISSTADERTLEAKRLSKQADMDFHHSPLIELHGNCVEMVGKLALSASNFANTVANAAGLIDYSRCGEVSETIVTGVSTFAMAVSNTSGDIALLDEENRFIYIYSHMGDPICGFRIRYGDLWDVAFSKDDEIIVLNRECNRLLHYDREGTFIKKYVKAPNARVKFTRISSDVEGRLLVTSSPRDCCDEPEEMVEPCILVYSSDRKFQFSFGEDRLRCPQDVAFHQGKFFVTDGDLECVKVFSGRGNFLFDFGSGALLDPIGIAVDPINNVVLVCNGSSNAIVVFQPDGEVISEIETSDEPLHVALSSTAKSLIVCFHNTPFFKILSNKEFC, from the coding sequence ATGGCGTCTTCGGAATGTCGTGAACTTAGGAAGATTGTTAGTATTATGGGCGACGAAACAACTTGCCCTGTTTGCCTTGAAGAATTTCAAGAACCAAAGTGCCTTCCAAGCTGTGCACACAACGTTTGTGAGCGCTGTTTAGAAAACATGGTACGAAAAAATTCTTTCACGATCTCATGTCCACAATGTCGCGAAGAATCGTTTCTCCCCCCTGCTGGCGTATCGTCTTTGCCAACAAATCATCTTTTGTTGCGACTTATAGAGAATACGCCTGCGAGGAAAGAAAAGAAGGCTATAAGTGAAGCGTTAAACGTTTGTAAGGAGCGAGTGAAAGCGGCCGAATATGCGCTGCAAGAAATGGAAGAATGCTACGGCAGGGCAACAGACCAGGGGAAAAAGTTAAAATACGAGATAAATAAATTGTCTGACGATCTCATTCAAGCTATTAACGATCAGCGAAAATGTTTGCTGTCTCAGCTCGATAACTTTCTAGCTGAGcattttgatgttgattctgTGCAAATAGAGAGGAAAAACTTGGATTCATTCCTCAAAGATGCCTGGAGTTGCATGCTCAAAGCAAATGAGATTCTTCAGCAGGGTGAAATTTCAAAGCTACTTGAATCAAAAGACATCCTTGttgaaaagttgaaagaaatCAGTTCCACTGCAGATGAAAGAACTTTGGAAGCTAAAAGACTATCTAAACAAGCAGACATGGATTTTCACCACTCTCCATTGATTGAATTACATGGAAATTGTGTTGAAATGGTTGGTAAATTGGCATTATCAGCCAGTAACTTTGCTAATACTGTGGCTAATGCAGCAGGTCTCATTGACTACAGTAGATGCGGGGAAGTTTCAGAGACTATTGTAACTGGTGTTTCAACTTTTGCCATGGCAGTGTCAAACACATCTGGTGACATCGCTTTGCTTGACGAAGAGAATAGGTTTATTTACATCTATTCGCACATGGGGGACCCTATATGTGGATTTCGCATCAGATATGGTGACTTGTGGGACGTCGCATTTTCAAAGGATGATGAAATAATAGTGTTAAATCGTGAATGTAACCGCTTGTTGCATTATGATCGTGAAGGTACCTTCATTAAGAAGTATGTCAAGGCACCCAATGCTCGGGTGAAATTCACAAGGATTTCAAGTGATGTTGAAGGCCGCTTGCTTGTCACCTCTAGTCCTAGAGACTGTTGCGATGAACCAGAGGAAATGGTTGAGCCTTGCATTCTTGTGTACAGCTCTGATAGGAAGTTTCAGTTCAGCTTTGGTGAAGACAGGCTTCGTTGCCCTCAAGATGTCGCTTTTCACCAAGGAAAGTTCTTTGTGACTGACGGTGACTTGGAGTGTGTGAAAGTGTTCAGTGGTCGTGGCAATTTTCTCTTTGACTTTGGCAGTGGGGCTCTTTTGGATCCAATTGGAATAGCTGTTGATCCGATTAACAATGTAGTGCTTGTGTGCAATGGCAGCAGCAATGCAATTGTGGTCTTCCAGCCTGACGGTGAGGTCATTTCTGAAATTGAAACTTCTGATGAGCCTTTACATGTTGCACTCTCCTCTACTGCAAAAAGCTTAATTGTGTGTTTTCATAACacgccattttttaaaattctttccAACAAAGAGTTTTGTTAA